The sequence GCGCGCAGGTGTCATATGTGATTTCCCTATTTCTCGTCCGACTTATCGGTCTTGGCCGGAGCCTCGAAGCGATAGCCGACACCATGGACGGTGTAGAGCCACTTGGGCTTCTTGGGATCATCGCCCAGCTTGGCGCGAAGATTCTTCACGTGGCTATCGATGGTGCGCTCATAGCCCTCAAAGTCATACCCGAGCACTTTCTCGACCAGCTCCATGCGGTTATACACACGGCCGGGATGGCGGGCAAGCGTGGTGAGCAGCTTGAACTCGGAAGCCGTCAGATCGACTTCCTTGCCCTCGACCAAGATCTTGTGGCCCGAGATATCGATGACCAGATCGCCGAAGTCGAGTACCTCGACGGCGGGCTCGTCGGCCTGATGGGCACGGCGGAACAGAGCGCGAACGCGGGCGACGAGCTCGCGCGGCGAGAACGGCTTAATCAGATAGTCGTCGGCGCCGAGCTCAAGACCGATAATACGGTCCTCGATCTCGCCCTTAGCCGTCAGCATGATGATGGGGACATCCGAGGTATCGCGAATGGTGCGGCAAACGCGCTCGCCGGGGATCTTGGGGAGCATAAGGTCGAGCACGACCAGGTCGAACTGATGCTTCTCGAACTCCTCGATCGCGGACTGGCCGTCGCCGACGCCCACAACCCAGTAGCCTTCGCGCTCGAGATAGGCAGCGACGGCGTCACGGATTGCCTTCTCATCCTCGACCAGCAGAATCTTTTTTGCATCTGAAGCCATAACACGGCCCCCCTGTCTCAATTAGCTAAGAACAAGCCCATTTTAACGCACCTGAGCCCGCCGGATGCCGCTATGACGCGGCAGCTCGGCGGGCGGTACTCACAATTACAACGCGTTTATTCCCCTGTTGGCGCCTTTTTAACCCCTCTAAGCTTAAAGAGAGAATAGACGTGCAGTGACCGTCTCTGGTATACCCTGGCTGTTGCGCACCGTGGCGTACGTAAGGAATGAGTCCGATTTTCCCGCCGTAGCTGGATAATCGCCATACTCCAAGGCGCGGTCGGGCGACAGCAGCGAGCCATAGGTCTTGGCAGAGGTGTCGATCAGGAAATGCGACGCCTGTACCTTAACAAGGTATTTATTCTTCTTGCCAGCCGCACATGCGAGCGGCTCGCGGGACAGGAAGAGGTACGGCCCTCCCTCATTACCGATATATGTGCCCATATTGCCCAGGCTGCCCACGCCACTATAGGCCGCCTCGATAGAAAACACGAAGGTATCGCCCATATATACGGCCTCGAAAGGCGAGACTGACGAGGGAAGGACTAGCTGGGCACGTTTGGTGTTGTTGCCGTCGGTCAGATCGATTGCCGTTATGCCGTAGTAGACGCCCTCGTCGTTGCGGACACGCGGCGAGATGGTCAAAATGCCGTCGCTCGCGCGCGGGGCCGATGCAAAGCGGCCCGTCGATTTCCAAATTACCTCGGCCTTGGATTCATCAAGCGAGCGACGATAGCAAAACGAATCACTACTCGTTTTATTGCCGCCTGCCGAAGGCATTTTATACCAGATGACTGATGCCCCGAACGCCGTAAACAGCGGCGGATCGTAGTCCTTGCCACCTCGATCGAGCTCAACCACGTCGCCAGAGAGCGAAGCGCCCGACAGATTTTGAGCGTAGAGCTTCCACGATGAATTGGCAAAGTTCATCTCAACCCACGCGAATACGCCGTCGCCGGCACGGACATCGTAGAATGCATATCCCGTGCCCTCGATAGGATCCTCGATTAATGTGGTAAGCGAGCCATCGCCCAGGTTGAGCACACCGAGCGTGTTGGCGTGCAGTGCCGATGCGGGCGCCATCATTGCCGCGGCGTAATCGCCGTCGCAGTAGTACAGCAGCGTACCCAGAGGCAGCGTCCACGACGCCGCCGGCTCAAGATCGATGTCGACTGCCTCGTACTCATCCGTAATCGAGATGATTTTGGAATCATCCTTGATAACCTGCGGCTCGCCGGCGGCATCATCGCTGGTGCCCGTTTTTTTCGAGCATCCGGCAAGCACCGTGGCAGCGCCCGCGGCAGCCCCACCGAGTACAAAGCCGCGACGCGATATTCCGTTCTTGATGTGATCGGCGATACCCATTAGGCGATCTCGGTGCGAGCGGCCTCGATAGCGCGTGTAAGCTGGTCGGCGCAGGAGGTCTTTTTCATACCGCAGGTATTACCGGCGAGAACCTCGATTACGCGATCGGCAGGAGCGCCCTCGACCAGCTTGGAGATAGCCTTGAGATTGCCGTCGCAGCCGCCGGTAAACTCAACGCCCATCACCTTGTTGCCGTCATCGGAAAGATCAAGGTGAATATTGTGAGCGCACACGCCCTGAGGCTTGTAATCAAACGAAATCATGCGATCCCCTCTCAGAATGTTATTCGAGACGACTATTATCCCCGTCTTTCCCTAAATGCAACGAGGCGCTTTGCCGGCAACACACATTACCAGCAAAGCGCCCTAAAAAGCTAACGTTATGCCCGAACCTACTCGAAGCTCAGCTGCTCCAGACGATCAAAGACCGTGTCGATACGGGTGAGGAAGTCCCACGGATCAAAGATCTCGTCGAGCTTCTCCTGACTGACGGTGCAGCGCGGGTCGGCCTCGAGACGCTCCTTAAAGGTGGGGCCGGAGACACAATCCTGTACCTCGTGCCAGGTTGCCATAGCGTTCTCCTGCACAATGGCGTACGCGTCCTCGCGGGTGATGCCCGTGTCGACGAGGGCGAGCAGTACCTTGGAAGAGAAGATGAGGCCGCGGGTCTTATTGAGGTTGGCCATCATGCGGGCGGGATACAGTTGCAGGCCGTCGATAACGCGAATGAGGCACTGGAACATGTGGTCGAGGGCGATGAAGCTGTCGGCCTGGGCGACGCGCTCGGCAGAGGAGTGTGAAATGTCACGCTCGTGCCACAGGGCGACGTTGTCGAAGGCAACCTGCGCGTTGGCCTTCACGACGCGCGACAGGCCGCAGACCTTCTCCATGGTGATGGGGTTGCGCTTGTGCGGCATGGCGGAGCTGCCCTTTTGACCCTTACGGAACGGTTCCTCGGCCTCGAGTGTATCGGTCTTCTGCAGATTGCGAACCTCGGTAGCGATGCGCTCACAGGTGGCCGCGGTGGTGGCGAGAACGCCGGCGAGGTAGGCGTGATGATCGCGGCTAATAACCTGCGTGGACAGCGGGTCGTGAACCAGGCCCAGGTGCTCGCAGACATATTCCTCGACAAACGGCTCGATGGAGCTGTACGTGCCGACAGCGCCCGAGATGGCACCAAAGGCAACGTTCTTGCGGGCATCCTCAAGACGGTCCAGATCGCGCTTGAGCTCCCAGGCCCAAGAGCCAAACTTCATGCCAAAGGTCATCGGCTCGGCATGGATGCCATGAGTGCGGCCGGCGCAGAGCGTGTTGCGCTCCTCGAAGGCGCGACGCTTGCAAATCTCGCCGAGCTTCTTGACGTCCTCGATGATCAGGTCGCAGGCCTGGGTGAGCTGGTAGCACAGGGCCGTGTCGCCCAGATCCGAGCTGGTCATGCCATAGTGAACCCAGCGGCTGGGCTTGGGGTCGCCCTCGGGAACATCGGCATCGATGTATTCCTTCATGTTGGTCAGGAAGGCAATGACGTCGTGGCGCGTGACTTCCTCGATCTCATCGACCTTCGCCTTCTCAAAGTTGGCATGGTCGCGGATCCACTGGGCCTCGTCTTTGGAAATACCGATCTTGCCGAGCTCCGCCTGGGCCTCGCAGGCCAGAACCTCGATTTCCTGCCAAATGGCGTACTTGTTCTCGAGGGAGAAGATGTGTCCCATCTCCGGGCGGGTATAGCGATCGATCATAGCGGCTCCTTTTTGGTTATTGGCACGTTGGTCGTAACCCAACCATTGTACCGTGCGCAGGTGCAAGTATGGGCAGCAGGCATTAACCTAACATTTTGGAATTGGAGCGAGCATGGGGACGTCCGCGCATTTGCTTCGCAAATACGCACCGGCTGCGGTCGGCAGACCCGGTCCGCGCACACGCACGGGCACAGCGGGTTGGACCCGACGTTCCCGAGGTCCCCCGTACTCGATGGAGCGGGCAACGGGACATCCGCGTATTTGCTTCGCAAATACGCACCGGCTTCAGGCGCCTGTCGGCGCCTTCGCCTGCTCGCTACAAACGCTTCGCGTTTGCTTAACGCTCGCACCCTGGCGGGTTCGAGTCCCGGCGCTTGGTAGTAAAAAGCACGGCAACGTAACGCTGCCGTGCTTGTGCTTTTTACTGGAGCGGGCAACGGGACTCGAACCCGCGAGTGTCAGCTTGGGAAGCTGATGCCTTACCACTTGGCGATGCCCGCTTGTGTGTTGGCTAGTATAACGCGGTTGTCTTGTTCGATACAAGGGTGGCGATGCTTGTTTTAGCTGTGGAGATTCGTTTGAAAATCACGTCAATTGTGGAGATGAGGACCTTTGACCTCCTGTTCTCCCTATCTTCTACCTGCGCTTTTGCTTGATTGTTGTATTTGAGCTCAATTTGTCAGGAATTGGGCAAGCTTTTGGTCAGGCTCCGGTACTTACCCGCATGAACCTCGGGGGTAGCCTCATCCTACGCGTCGCAGCCTCCCCATGCGGCGCACGAGGGATAAGGAGCAGCCATGTCCAACGCACCCACGCACTCTGTCCACAGCGCAATCGCAACAGGTCCGCTGCTCCTGCTCCTCTTCCTGCTTTTCGGCTGCCTGGCACCGAGAGCCGCATTTGCCGTCGATGGCTACGACCAACTCGGCTTCCGCACTATTAGCGATGATTGTGGGCCCTTCTTCATCGGCAAGTATGAAGCTCAAGACGCCTCGATTGCCTACTGCATGAACCAGGAGCGCCCCGGCCCCACCAAGCCGGGCGGCCCATGGCTCAACTTTGATCAAGGCTGGGTGTGGCTCGACGACGAGTTCGCGGCAATCGTTTGTCACGGATATCCTACCGCCACGTCGTTTGGCGGTTACCATCTTTCACCCGATCGCGCCCGCGCCGCAACCCAGCTTGCCGTATGGATGCTCAACGGCACTACCCATGTCGACGGTACCTATTCCTACACGACCGCTCAGGGCAAAACCAAGAGCGGGCACTTTACCGCCGACAATGAAGTCGTGGCGGCTGCGCGGTGGCTCCACGACAACGCAAAATCAGGAAGCATCAAAGCCGCTCCGCACCGCGCGCGGCGCTATCTAGGAGCCGTATCGGGCGGCAGCAAACGTCAAGACATGCTCTATGTACTGCCGGCAGTCTCTGTTTCCTTCAAAAAACAGTCTGCAAACGCCGCCATTACCAGCGGAAACAATACTTATCAGTTTGACGGGGCAACATTCGATATTTTTGAGAGCGCCAGCGGCGCGCATGTCGGCACCGTCCAGATGGACAGCAACGGTCGAGCGCAAGCAACACTTCTGCCCAACACGGCATACTACCTAGTTGAAACGAAGGCGCCGGCCGGCTATGTCCCCCGCCACGATCGTATTGCCTTTACCACGGGGAATGACGGCGGGCGGGTCGCCATTGATGAACAGCCCGGCACCATCAACCTGCGTATCGTAAAACTCGATGCCGCGACGAATGCCGGCCACCAGGTGGGAGCTTCGCTCGCAGGAGCAGAGTTCACGTGTGTGTCGCAATCAACCCCTGGATGGGCACAAATCCTCACGACCGACGAAAGCGGTCGGGCCACCCTCGCCGATGTCCCCTTAGGAACCTTTACCATCTACGAATCAAAAGCCCCCGAGGGCTACCTGCCATCCAACGACAGCTGGACCTATACCGTTGGAGCCGACCAGCTCGGCGATTCAGGCGTGGTCGAGATCGAATCTCGCGTTTCCGATATCCCCATTGCGTTTAACCTTGAGATTTCCAAATTCAAGGATTACGGCAATAGCGACCAATCCGGCCTGGAGCAGCCGGCGGGTGGTGTTGTCTTTGAGGTTGTCAGCAACAGCTCTCAGCAGGTTGTTGGCACACTGACCACAAACATCTATGGCTTTGCCTCCACCGAAGATCAGCCCGAAGCATGGTTCGGCACAGGCAAGCGACCCGCCGGTGTCCACGGAGCCGTCCCATACGACCGTGCCGGCTACACGGTTCGTGAGGTTCCGGAAACCGTCCCCGAGGGTTTTAAACGTGCAGGGGAATGGACCGTCGGGGCAAATCAGATTTCCGACGACGCCGAGCTTCAATATATCGTGGACAACCACGCTCTGTCGACGCATCTCCAGATTGTAAAACGCGATGCCCAAACAGGCGCTTCTGTTCCCCTAGCCGGATTCACCTTCCAACTCCTCGACAGCAATCACGAACCTGTCTCACAAACTTGCTGGTATCCAGCACATAACGTAATGGACACCTTTACGACTGACGCGACCGGGACCGTCACACTGCCAGAATCGCTCGTGCCGGGCACCTATTATGTACGCGAAACCTCGGCCAAAGAGCCCTATCTTGTCAGCGAAGAAATCGAGGTAAACATACCCGCCGACATGAACCTAACGCCCGTTGCAATCGCCTCGTATTATGACCGCGCCGCGACCGGAAATATCAGGATCGTTAAAACCGATGCCGTAGACGGCAGCAGCCTCGCGGGCGCCATCTTTGAGATCCGTGCCTCGGGTGATATCGTGCGCCCCGACGGTAGCATTGCCGCACTCGACGGTGAGACTGTCGCTACCGTCACGACGGATGAAACTGGAGAAGCACGCGCGGACAACCTCCCACTGGGATCTGGCACCGCACGCTACGAGGTTGTCGAGACTCAAGCGCCGGCAGGCTTCTTGCTCGATCAGACAACCCATATTGTCGACCTTACTTATGCCGACCAGAAAACACCCGTTGTAGAAGCACGGCTTAACGTATCCGACGATTACACCAAGGTTGATATCTCCAAGGTCGATGCAAGCGGTGAGCAGGAAGTAGAAGGCGCACGGCTCACCTTATATGGTCCCGATAAAACCGAAATAGACTCCTGGACCTCATCCGACAAGCCACACCGCGTCGAACATCTTGCACCCGGCACCTACTCGTTGCGCGAAATGATGTCTCCGCGGACCTATGACCTTGCCGAGGAGATAACGTTTGAAATAAAGGATACGGGAGAAGTCCAATCCGTCGCGATGAAGGATGCGCCCATCGAGATCAAGGGGCAGGTCGACAAGCGTCAGGAACTTGTCCAACCTATCGAAAAGGGCCTGTTGGCTAACGGCGATGGTAAAAACCGTGCCGCGATGCAAACCAATACGGATGGGCTTTTCTCCTATACCATCGACGCTCGAAACGATTCAACTACCTGGGTTGATGAGTTTACAATTACCGATGATCTTGAGTGTGCCGAGGACGATACGGCGAGATTCGTCTCAATCGAAACCCCCGTCGCCATCGGCGACCTCAACGGTCTGTGCAACGTGTGGTATCGCACGACGCCGTTGGACTCGACAGACGTCGATGAGCCGGCAAACGCGACACTTGACGATGGGCACGAAAATCCTTGGCTTGAGTCCGACGAAGTAAAGGAAAGTCTGGGTGAGGATTGCCGCCTCGTCGATTACGACGGCTGGCACCTCTGGAAGGCGGATGTCTCGACCACGGAATCCACCACACTCGAGGCGAAAGAACTCGACCTTGCGTCCAATACCGTCGTAACGGGCATTCGCATTGAATACGGTGCGGTAGCCGCCGGCTTTACGACTCGAAGCGATGCGGATTCTTGGACCCGCGATGATCTCAAAGATGAGCACGACGACCTTGACTATGCCAAAGCAATCCTTGGCACAGACGCTCGGGGCGCAATCGTGCACATGCAGGCGACGTCGGCTTATACGCCCCAAACCGCACTCACCAACAGCGCACGCGTCGATCTTTGCCGCAACGGCGGCGGCGATAAACTTGAGTCACATGACGAGGACCGTGTCATTCAACGCTGTACCCTACCGCAGGACCTACCGGCAACAGGATCAGTTCCCATCGCCGCTTGCATCACCGCGCTCCTGACCTCGGGTGCCGCAGCCCTATGGTTCGCTCGCCTTAGGTCGATCCCAAAGAAGCGCTAGCGCGATGAAAAAGCGGGCGAGCCAGTCCCCTGGCTCGCCCGCTTTCAATCATGTAAATCGCCGTATCTACTCTGCAGACGAAGATCCACCATCAACGATTGCCTGCTCGGACTCAGGAATCCCATCGGCACCCGTACTCTGTTCTTGCTCCACCTCTTCGCTGATTGCGGAGGCGGGGGTCGAGCCCTTTGCACCCACGATGTAGGCAGCCCCAAATCCTAACGCAATGGCAATCAAGGTCAAAATCACGTAGACAGGCCAATGGCGCTTAATATACGAAAACACGTTGACTCCTTAGAGCTCCGTCTACGAACGGCGGATAACCTCGGTCACGACCTCGGATACCGTGGCAATGTTCGTCGGGTTGACATTGTGGGGCAGGTCGTCCTCGGTACGAGCGCAAGCCAGACGCGTGCCGTCCACGCCGGCGATGGTGAGGGCTCGGCGGCTCGCCTCGAGCGCGGCATAGGCATCGGTCTTGGCATAGGGCATCTCGAGCACGCCACAATCGACATGGAACGACTTGCACACCTTGCTGACCAGGTTCATGATGCGGCGATCGCCCTTGAGCAGCTGCTGTTCGCCCTCGACCGTCACCACCGAAAGCCTACCGGCGCCGACGGATTCAAGATTGATGAAGAATACGCCGCGGAGTTTATCGCGATGCGAAGCCAAGAAGGCCTTCATGCCGGCGCCATCACAATCCGAGGCGCCCGTTGCCACAAACCAGATATCGTGACCGAGCAGCTCATCATCGCCCATAGAGGCGACAGCCGAGAGCATATCTTCGGAAGAAGCGCCATCGGAAGACGTAGCGCCGCCCTTCCAGCCATCGTTATCGTCCTCGAAGTTATCCCACGAACCGATACCGCGACCGGACTTCTTGGCATCGTAATCGTCTTCGACGCCCAGCCAATCACTCATGCTGTCCTGCTCGTTTTTCCTTTTACGACCGAACAGGCCACCCAGGCCGCGTTTGCGAGACTTGGGTGCCGCCGGGGCGGGAGCCGAAATGGTCTCGATCGGCTGCGCGCCCGACGCAACGGGCATAGAAGGCGCAACGGGTGCCGATGTGGGTTCGGGACCCTGGGCAGTAGCAAAGGGGTCGTTGACCTGGGCAGAGGGATCGGGAAGGTCGAACAGCGACGTGCGAGACGCAACGTTTGCCTGCTTCATAGACGGCAGCGACGGATCGGGGACCGAAGCCAGCGGAGACGAGGAAGGTGCAGGCGACGGTGCCGACGCCGGATCGGGAACATTCATCTGCGGACGCGGCGATGCCTGGGAGGAAATCTGGGCCATAAGGGAATCGACCGTTTCGTCCTGGGTGGGAGCGACATTGGCAACCGTGGCACCGGAACCACTCGGGGTCGGCATGGTGAAAATCTGCGTGGAGTAAGGCCTCGACTCATCCGTCTCGGGAGTCTCGGAAACCGCAGGCACTTCCTCCTGCTCGACCTCGGTCGAATCACCTTGATCGGCTGCCGCGTATTGCTCTTCGTCAGAGTTGGCCTCGACGGACTCGTCCTCGGCGGCATCTTGGATTTCGGCAGCATCAATGGGCTCGTCATCGTCTGCCGCGTCGCCCTGCTCATCGGAAACAGGAAGGGGCTCGGCAATTGCGGTGCCTTGCTTTTCAAACGTTATCGTGGAATCGAACTGCGCGGCATCAAACGACATGGTGCTATCGACGTGCTGCTGAGCCTCGAAAGACGTTGTTGCCTCAACAACATCCGCTGACGTCGGTTGCTGGGACTCAAAGGACGTCGTAGCTTCGGCAGCGTCGACGGGCCCGGACTGCATAGCCTCGTTCTGCTCGAACTCTTGCGCCGCGCGCTCACGTGCCGCCTCGGCTGCCTGCTGCTGAGCGATAGCCTCCTGCTCGGCAGCCTCGCGTGCGGCAGCGCGCTTCTCCTCGAAATCGTCGACAAATTTCCTGCCCTTTGCAAGCGCACCCTTAAAGAAGCTGGAAGCGCTGGCGCCAATCGAAGAGAACGCGGATGCAATATCGGCATGGGGCGTTGCCGCGGGAATCTCGGCAGAGAAATCAGTATCGCTCTCGTAAGACACGCGCCTCGGCTGTTCAACGTAATCGTCGTCAGACTCGTCCGCAACGTCTTGCGCCGGCGCGGCGGGAGCCAAAATGTCCAGTCCTGCCGCGGGATCGATCGCGGACACCGCCTCGGGCTCGGCAACGGCAGCGGTAACCGCGGCAGACTCATCATCCGCAGTGACAACGGGCGCAGGCTCGGGCTCAAACGTCGGCTCCTCGCCCTCCTCGTAATCGAGCGTGCAGGACTCGGGAAGCATTCCGAGTGCACGGATGGCATCCGAACCAAAGCGAATGTTGCCGGCGGCGTTGCGATAGAGCTTGGGCTCGGGCTCGGCCGCGGCAGGCTCCTCCGCCGGCTCAGCAGCGGGAACCTCGTCATTGAACTCTTCGGCCTGGACAGCCTGATTCTGATCCTCGGGCACGATGGCGCCAATCAGCGTCTCGTCGGCAGACGCACCCTCAAAGCCCTCAATCTGCTCGTCAAAAGCCTCGCCCTGTTCGGGCTCGGTTTGAGCGTCGGGAGCAATCGGCTGACCGAACTCGTCCTCGGCGTAGGTAGGCTCTTCGTACTCGATGGTGTTGCCGTAGTCGTTTTGCTGCTGGGCCGCGGCATACTCCGCCGCCGCGCGCGCCATTTCCTCGGCACGACGTTTCTGCTCCCCAAAATAGGTATCGAACGGAACATCGTCGGGAAACTCGTTCTCGCCCTGGAAGGGAGCAACGTTGTCCATAACGCCGAGCATAGCGGCGACAGAAGACTTGTTGCACACCGCGCCGGACGTATAGGGAAGAACGTGGCGGTTAGAGATGATGTTTGCCGCGTTGGCAAGTGCAACGAGGGAAGCGAGGATCGCGACAATCCACAGCAGAACCTTGAGCGCGCCGGGGAGCGGCAGGATACGCAGGATGGCAACGGCAGCAGGGGCAATCGTGGCAACGGGCAACAGCTTGGCGATGAGCGCACGATACGAAGCATAGGGCTCGCGGGCGAGCAGCTCAGCACGGGGAGAGTCGTAGTGTGCGACAACGACCACCGGGCGGTTGCGCGGAGACGCGAGCGGGCCCGAGGCCTTGTGGTAGGCGATGACATTTTGGCTCACGCCCGTCTTGCCCAGGCGCGAAACCACGGGGTGGCCCGTGCGCTCGAGCACGTAAAGAACGGCGCCGACAATGGCCAGCAAGGTGCCGACCAAGCCGATACCGCCGCCGATGCCCATCAGCAGGGCGCCGGCAAACGCAAGAATACCGGTAACGGCAAATGCCAATCTACTGGGCGCCGGGGCATTGAACTCCTGAACCTCGGGGTCAAAGCCGTGGTTGCGGAAGATCTGAGCGATATCCTCGGCAGCCAAGCGCTCTTCTTCGCTGCATGCCGGCGTAATGCCGGTGTTCTGCAGCAGGTGGTTAATATAGTTCTGGGTGTTCGCCATGTGCGCTCCACATCCATAATCCGACAAATAGGCCCAATGCATGCACATTAGAACCGTATATAGTCGAAAGTATACCCCGAGCGAGCGCAAACGACCGAATTCGGGCCATCTTAACGCCTCGAGCGGACAAGGATATAGCCTAATCTCCATATCGGACTAAAATCATGGCAGCAAACCACCTTCTCATGCGAGGACTCTATGACGGCAAGCGACGCGACCGCGACAATTAAAAAGGGGAATTCGGAGCCCGGTTTCGATAAAACGGCTCAGCGCATCCTCAATCTTTTCTTTGTGCTCAACAGCTCCCCCGAACCGCTGACGACCGAGCAGATCGTCTTGGATTCTGACCTGGGATATGGCTCGGGCAATATCGACTCGGATAAGCGCAAGTTTCGGCGCGATCGTGACAAACTGCTCGAGCGTGGCATCTTAATCAAGGAGGTTCGCCCCGCCGGTGCGCAGGAGACCGAGGAAAGCTCGTGGACAATCGACCGCGAGCACACGTTTGCTGCAGGCGGCCTCATCACCGCAGACGACACCGATATCCTACTCAACGCCATCGACCAGACGCTAGCGGCCGGCTCTTCCACCTTTGCCGCGCCGCTTGCCGATATTCGCTCCAAAATTGCCTACCTCACCGGCAGGACGACGGTGGACGAAGTACCGATCCGCCGCTCTCCCACCGTCGATGCGGTATGGAGCGCCTTTGCCGAGCGATGCGCGCTGCGATTTTTATATCAGAACGGACGCGGCGAGCAGAAAGAACGTACCGTCTGTGTCTACGGCATGTTCGAACGCGAGGGCGTGGCGTACTTCTGCGGCCTCGACATTGTCACCGACGACATCAGGACATTCCGCTGCGACCGTATCGTTCGCGCATGGCGTCCTTCGAAGGCCTACGCCATCCCTGCGGACTTCAATCTCAACGACTATCTGTTCTTTGAATTCGATTTCGCCGACCGACCGCCCGTTGCAGCCACGT is a genomic window of Collinsella aerofaciens containing:
- a CDS encoding response regulator transcription factor, which produces MASDAKKILLVEDEKAIRDAVAAYLEREGYWVVGVGDGQSAIEEFEKHQFDLVVLDLMLPKIPGERVCRTIRDTSDVPIIMLTAKGEIEDRIIGLELGADDYLIKPFSPRELVARVRALFRRAHQADEPAVEVLDFGDLVIDISGHKILVEGKEVDLTASEFKLLTTLARHPGRVYNRMELVEKVLGYDFEGYERTIDSHVKNLRAKLGDDPKKPKWLYTVHGVGYRFEAPAKTDKSDEK
- a CDS encoding twin-arginine translocation signal domain-containing protein, with the translated sequence MGIADHIKNGISRRGFVLGGAAAGAATVLAGCSKKTGTSDDAAGEPQVIKDDSKIISITDEYEAVDIDLEPAASWTLPLGTLLYYCDGDYAAAMMAPASALHANTLGVLNLGDGSLTTLIEDPIEGTGYAFYDVRAGDGVFAWVEMNFANSSWKLYAQNLSGASLSGDVVELDRGGKDYDPPLFTAFGASVIWYKMPSAGGNKTSSDSFCYRRSLDESKAEVIWKSTGRFASAPRASDGILTISPRVRNDEGVYYGITAIDLTDGNNTKRAQLVLPSSVSPFEAVYMGDTFVFSIEAAYSGVGSLGNMGTYIGNEGGPYLFLSREPLACAAGKKNKYLVKVQASHFLIDTSAKTYGSLLSPDRALEYGDYPATAGKSDSFLTYATVRNSQGIPETVTARLFSL
- a CDS encoding TIGR03905 family TSCPD domain-containing protein; translated protein: MISFDYKPQGVCAHNIHLDLSDDGNKVMGVEFTGGCDGNLKAISKLVEGAPADRVIEVLAGNTCGMKKTSCADQLTRAIEAARTEIA
- the purB gene encoding adenylosuccinate lyase → MIDRYTRPEMGHIFSLENKYAIWQEIEVLACEAQAELGKIGISKDEAQWIRDHANFEKAKVDEIEEVTRHDVIAFLTNMKEYIDADVPEGDPKPSRWVHYGMTSSDLGDTALCYQLTQACDLIIEDVKKLGEICKRRAFEERNTLCAGRTHGIHAEPMTFGMKFGSWAWELKRDLDRLEDARKNVAFGAISGAVGTYSSIEPFVEEYVCEHLGLVHDPLSTQVISRDHHAYLAGVLATTAATCERIATEVRNLQKTDTLEAEEPFRKGQKGSSAMPHKRNPITMEKVCGLSRVVKANAQVAFDNVALWHERDISHSSAERVAQADSFIALDHMFQCLIRVIDGLQLYPARMMANLNKTRGLIFSSKVLLALVDTGITREDAYAIVQENAMATWHEVQDCVSGPTFKERLEADPRCTVSQEKLDEIFDPWDFLTRIDTVFDRLEQLSFE
- a CDS encoding SpaA isopeptide-forming pilin-related protein, which produces MSNAPTHSVHSAIATGPLLLLLFLLFGCLAPRAAFAVDGYDQLGFRTISDDCGPFFIGKYEAQDASIAYCMNQERPGPTKPGGPWLNFDQGWVWLDDEFAAIVCHGYPTATSFGGYHLSPDRARAATQLAVWMLNGTTHVDGTYSYTTAQGKTKSGHFTADNEVVAAARWLHDNAKSGSIKAAPHRARRYLGAVSGGSKRQDMLYVLPAVSVSFKKQSANAAITSGNNTYQFDGATFDIFESASGAHVGTVQMDSNGRAQATLLPNTAYYLVETKAPAGYVPRHDRIAFTTGNDGGRVAIDEQPGTINLRIVKLDAATNAGHQVGASLAGAEFTCVSQSTPGWAQILTTDESGRATLADVPLGTFTIYESKAPEGYLPSNDSWTYTVGADQLGDSGVVEIESRVSDIPIAFNLEISKFKDYGNSDQSGLEQPAGGVVFEVVSNSSQQVVGTLTTNIYGFASTEDQPEAWFGTGKRPAGVHGAVPYDRAGYTVREVPETVPEGFKRAGEWTVGANQISDDAELQYIVDNHALSTHLQIVKRDAQTGASVPLAGFTFQLLDSNHEPVSQTCWYPAHNVMDTFTTDATGTVTLPESLVPGTYYVRETSAKEPYLVSEEIEVNIPADMNLTPVAIASYYDRAATGNIRIVKTDAVDGSSLAGAIFEIRASGDIVRPDGSIAALDGETVATVTTDETGEARADNLPLGSGTARYEVVETQAPAGFLLDQTTHIVDLTYADQKTPVVEARLNVSDDYTKVDISKVDASGEQEVEGARLTLYGPDKTEIDSWTSSDKPHRVEHLAPGTYSLREMMSPRTYDLAEEITFEIKDTGEVQSVAMKDAPIEIKGQVDKRQELVQPIEKGLLANGDGKNRAAMQTNTDGLFSYTIDARNDSTTWVDEFTITDDLECAEDDTARFVSIETPVAIGDLNGLCNVWYRTTPLDSTDVDEPANATLDDGHENPWLESDEVKESLGEDCRLVDYDGWHLWKADVSTTESTTLEAKELDLASNTVVTGIRIEYGAVAAGFTTRSDADSWTRDDLKDEHDDLDYAKAILGTDARGAIVHMQATSAYTPQTALTNSARVDLCRNGGGDKLESHDEDRVIQRCTLPQDLPATGSVPIAACITALLTSGAAALWFARLRSIPKKR
- a CDS encoding helix-turn-helix transcriptional regulator, whose translation is MTASDATATIKKGNSEPGFDKTAQRILNLFFVLNSSPEPLTTEQIVLDSDLGYGSGNIDSDKRKFRRDRDKLLERGILIKEVRPAGAQETEESSWTIDREHTFAAGGLITADDTDILLNAIDQTLAAGSSTFAAPLADIRSKIAYLTGRTTVDEVPIRRSPTVDAVWSAFAERCALRFLYQNGRGEQKERTVCVYGMFEREGVAYFCGLDIVTDDIRTFRCDRIVRAWRPSKAYAIPADFNLNDYLFFEFDFADRPPVAATFSFAPQTQIDMINGLTRGRGELTHTDAGWIWTVDVRDLEAAASFCMAHAMDGMRPMAPKSLKQAWNHLIERTVHEYARA